The proteins below are encoded in one region of Puntigrus tetrazona isolate hp1 chromosome 5, ASM1883169v1, whole genome shotgun sequence:
- the rufy3 gene encoding protein RUFY3 isoform X6 has protein sequence MSDLTPQSEAPTPTTDKITQAARETIYLCNFRVSVDGEWLCLRELNDISLTPDPEPAHEDSWEDFTDLVEQMQMLDEFKDPKDPIAIERLNLMNMAKLSIKGLIESALNLGRTLDSDYAPLQQFFVVMEHCLKHGLKSKKTFLGQNKSFWGPLELVEKLTPEAGEITASVKDLPGLKTPLGRGRAWLRLALMQKKLSDYMKTIINRKDLLSEFYEPNALMMEEEGAVIAGLLVGLNVIDANLCMKGEDLDSQVGVIDFSMYLKDGAHSSKSTEGDGQITAILDQKNYVEELNRHLSASVNNLQAKVDALEKSNTKLTEELAVANNRIITLQEELERVKEESSYLVESSRKASRADGTANGQVLGETRKQLKEETQLRLDVEKELEVQIGMKQEMELSMKMLEKDICEKHDALVELRQQLDEMRTLNHELSIKSQSSEAGAKQKTDIISRLEEKTNQMGSIIKQLESSEKDMAKQARNLNTAAGKLLQRQQ, from the exons ATGTCTGATCTGACGCCTCAGAGCGAAGCCCCCACCCCCACTACTGACAAGATCACACAGGCTGCCAGAGAGACCATCTACCTATGCAACTTCCGCGTGTCGGTGGATGGCGAATGGCTGTGCCTGCGCGAGCTCAACGACATCTCGTTAACGCCAGATCCAGAGCCGGCTCATGAAG ACTCATGGGAGGATTTCACAGATTTGGTGGAGCAAATGCAAATGCTTGATGAGTTTAAAG ATCCCAAGGATCCTATTGCCATCGAGAGGCTTAACCTGATGAACATGGCCAAGCTGAGCATCAAGGGCTTGATTGAGTCTGCACTGAACCTGGGCCGCACACTGGACTCAGACTATGCTCCACTGCAGCAGTTTTTTGTCGTCATGGAGCACTGTCTGAAACATGGACTTAAAA gtaagaaGACATTCCTTGGCCAGAATAAGTCTTTTTGGGGTCCTTTGGAGCTTGTAGAAAAGTTGACTCCGGAAGCTGGTGAGATCACAGCCAGTGTCAAAGACCTTCCCGGGCTCAA AACACCTTTGGGAAGAGGCAGAGCATGGCTTCGACTGGCCTTAATGCAGAAGAAGCTTTCAGACTACATGAAGACCATCATCAACCGAAAAGACCTGCTCAG TGAATTCTATGAGCCCAATGCTCTTATGATGGAGGAGGAAGGAGCTGTGATCGCCGGGCTGCTGGTGGGCCTGAATGTCATTGATGCTAACTTGTGCATGAAAGGAGAAGATTTAGACTCGCAG GTTGGAGTCATAGATTTTTCCATGTATCTGAAAGATGGCGCTCACAGCAGCAAAAGCACAGAAGG TGATGGACAGATCACAGCTATTCTTGACCAGAAGAATTACGTAGAGGAACTGAACAGACATTTAAG TGCGTCAGTGAATAACTTGCAAGCCAAAGTGGATGCACTGGAAAAATCCAACACAAAACTTACAGAGGAG CTTGCTGTGGCAAACAACAGGATCATCACTCTGCAGGAGGAGCTGGAAAGGGTGAAGGAGGAAAGTTCTTACTTAGTGGAGTCTAGTCGCAAG GCATCAAGGGCAGATGGTACCGCAAATGGTCAAGTGCTTGGAGAAACTCGCAAACAGCTCAAAGAGGAAACTCAGCTCAGACTG gatgTTGAAAAGGAGTTGGAGGTGCAGATAGGAATGAAGCAAGAGATGGAGCTGTCCATGAAGATGTTAGAGAAGGACATCTGCGAAAAACATGATGCTTTGGTGGAGCTCAGACAGCAGTTAGATGAAATGCGTACACTCAACCATGAGCTCTCCATTAAGTCACAG AGCTCAGAGGCTGGTGCAAAACAGAAAACTGACATCATCAGCCGCTTGGAGGAGAAAACAAACCAGATGGGGAGCATTATTAAACAGCTGGAAAGCAG TGAGAAAGACATGGCTAAACAGGCACGAAACTTGAACACAGCTGCAGGAAAACTGCTTCAGAGGCAGCAATAA
- the rufy3 gene encoding protein RUFY3 isoform X7: protein MSDLTPQSEAPTPTTDKITQAARETIYLCNFRVSVDGEWLCLRELNDISLTPDPEPAHEDPKDPIAIERLNLMNMAKLSIKGLIESALNLGRTLDSDYAPLQQFFVVMEHCLKHGLKSKKTFLGQNKSFWGPLELVEKLTPEAGEITASVKDLPGLKTPLGRGRAWLRLALMQKKLSDYMKTIINRKDLLSEFYEPNALMMEEEGAVIAGLLVGLNVIDANLCMKGEDLDSQVGVIDFSMYLKDGAHSSKSTEGDGQITAILDQKNYVEELNRHLSASVNNLQAKVDALEKSNTKLTEELAVANNRIITLQEELERVKEESSYLVESSRKASRADGTANGQVLGETRKQLKEETQLRLDVEKELEVQIGMKQEMELSMKMLEKDICEKHDALVELRQQLDEMRTLNHELSIKSQSSEAGAKQKTDIISRLEEKTNQMGSIIKQLESSEKDMAKQARNLNTAAGKLLQRQQ, encoded by the exons ATGTCTGATCTGACGCCTCAGAGCGAAGCCCCCACCCCCACTACTGACAAGATCACACAGGCTGCCAGAGAGACCATCTACCTATGCAACTTCCGCGTGTCGGTGGATGGCGAATGGCTGTGCCTGCGCGAGCTCAACGACATCTCGTTAACGCCAGATCCAGAGCCGGCTCATGAAG ATCCCAAGGATCCTATTGCCATCGAGAGGCTTAACCTGATGAACATGGCCAAGCTGAGCATCAAGGGCTTGATTGAGTCTGCACTGAACCTGGGCCGCACACTGGACTCAGACTATGCTCCACTGCAGCAGTTTTTTGTCGTCATGGAGCACTGTCTGAAACATGGACTTAAAA gtaagaaGACATTCCTTGGCCAGAATAAGTCTTTTTGGGGTCCTTTGGAGCTTGTAGAAAAGTTGACTCCGGAAGCTGGTGAGATCACAGCCAGTGTCAAAGACCTTCCCGGGCTCAA AACACCTTTGGGAAGAGGCAGAGCATGGCTTCGACTGGCCTTAATGCAGAAGAAGCTTTCAGACTACATGAAGACCATCATCAACCGAAAAGACCTGCTCAG TGAATTCTATGAGCCCAATGCTCTTATGATGGAGGAGGAAGGAGCTGTGATCGCCGGGCTGCTGGTGGGCCTGAATGTCATTGATGCTAACTTGTGCATGAAAGGAGAAGATTTAGACTCGCAG GTTGGAGTCATAGATTTTTCCATGTATCTGAAAGATGGCGCTCACAGCAGCAAAAGCACAGAAGG TGATGGACAGATCACAGCTATTCTTGACCAGAAGAATTACGTAGAGGAACTGAACAGACATTTAAG TGCGTCAGTGAATAACTTGCAAGCCAAAGTGGATGCACTGGAAAAATCCAACACAAAACTTACAGAGGAG CTTGCTGTGGCAAACAACAGGATCATCACTCTGCAGGAGGAGCTGGAAAGGGTGAAGGAGGAAAGTTCTTACTTAGTGGAGTCTAGTCGCAAG GCATCAAGGGCAGATGGTACCGCAAATGGTCAAGTGCTTGGAGAAACTCGCAAACAGCTCAAAGAGGAAACTCAGCTCAGACTG gatgTTGAAAAGGAGTTGGAGGTGCAGATAGGAATGAAGCAAGAGATGGAGCTGTCCATGAAGATGTTAGAGAAGGACATCTGCGAAAAACATGATGCTTTGGTGGAGCTCAGACAGCAGTTAGATGAAATGCGTACACTCAACCATGAGCTCTCCATTAAGTCACAG AGCTCAGAGGCTGGTGCAAAACAGAAAACTGACATCATCAGCCGCTTGGAGGAGAAAACAAACCAGATGGGGAGCATTATTAAACAGCTGGAAAGCAG TGAGAAAGACATGGCTAAACAGGCACGAAACTTGAACACAGCTGCAGGAAAACTGCTTCAGAGGCAGCAATAA